In Limnohabitans sp. INBF002, one genomic interval encodes:
- the lysA gene encoding diaminopimelate decarboxylase has product MTHTTLAGAPFVATQNNDLYLESVKLADLAHAHGTPLFVYSKAAMLSALAAYQRGFAGRNARICYAMKANSSLAVLQVFAQAGCGFDIVSGGELDRVIAAGGDVSKVIFSGVGKTRAEMRKALEAGIACFNVESEAELEVLSDVAQSMGKRAPISIRVNPNVDAKTHPYISTGLKGNKFGVAHERALATYQRAASLPGLQVTGIDCHIGSQITESTPYLDAMDRVLDLVQAIEAAGIAIHHIDFGGGLGINYNGDTPPAADALWAQLLAKLDARGYGQRQLMIEPGRSLVGNAGVCLTEVLYLKPGEQKNFCIVDAAMNDLPRPAMYEAFHQIVPVSARAGEAVTYDVVGPVCESGDWLGRDRQLAVQSGDLLAVLSTGAYCMAMSSNYNTRGRAAEILVDGDKAHVIRRRETVADQMACESLVR; this is encoded by the coding sequence ATGACACACACCACGCTTGCCGGTGCGCCTTTTGTGGCCACACAGAACAACGATTTGTATTTGGAAAGCGTCAAACTCGCTGACCTTGCGCACGCTCACGGCACGCCCTTGTTTGTGTACTCCAAAGCCGCCATGCTCAGCGCCCTCGCGGCTTACCAACGTGGTTTTGCAGGTCGCAACGCGCGCATTTGCTACGCCATGAAGGCCAATTCGTCTTTGGCCGTGCTGCAAGTATTTGCACAAGCGGGCTGCGGCTTTGACATCGTGTCAGGCGGCGAGCTGGACCGCGTGATCGCGGCAGGCGGCGATGTCTCTAAAGTCATCTTTTCGGGCGTAGGCAAAACACGTGCCGAAATGCGTAAAGCTTTGGAAGCAGGCATTGCCTGCTTCAACGTCGAAAGCGAAGCTGAACTCGAAGTGCTCAGCGACGTGGCGCAGAGCATGGGCAAACGCGCCCCCATCAGCATTCGCGTCAACCCCAACGTGGATGCCAAAACCCACCCCTACATTTCAACGGGACTCAAAGGCAACAAGTTTGGCGTGGCCCACGAACGTGCCTTGGCCACTTACCAGCGCGCAGCCAGCCTGCCCGGCTTGCAAGTGACGGGCATTGATTGCCACATCGGTTCGCAAATCACCGAGTCCACGCCTTACCTGGATGCGATGGACCGTGTGCTGGACCTCGTGCAAGCCATTGAAGCCGCAGGCATTGCCATTCACCACATCGACTTTGGTGGTGGCCTAGGCATCAACTACAACGGTGACACGCCACCTGCCGCTGATGCGCTGTGGGCGCAGCTGTTGGCCAAGCTCGATGCACGCGGTTACGGCCAGCGCCAGCTGATGATTGAACCCGGCCGCTCACTCGTGGGCAATGCGGGTGTGTGTTTGACAGAGGTGTTGTATCTGAAGCCCGGCGAGCAAAAAAACTTTTGCATCGTTGACGCCGCAATGAACGACCTGCCCCGCCCTGCCATGTACGAAGCCTTCCACCAAATCGTGCCGGTGTCTGCACGTGCAGGTGAGGCCGTGACGTATGACGTGGTGGGCCCTGTGTGCGAAAGCGGCGATTGGTTGGGCCGTGACCGTCAACTGGCCGTGCAGTCGGGCGACTTGCTGGCGGTGTTGTCTACGGGCGCGTATTGCATGGCGATGTCTAGCAACTACAACACGCGTGGACGGGCGGCTGAGATTTTGGTGGACGGTGACAAGGCGCATGTCATTCGTCGCCGTGAGACTGTGGCTGATCAGATGGCTTGCGAGTCGTTGGTTCGTTAA
- the msrP gene encoding protein-methionine-sulfoxide reductase catalytic subunit MsrP, translated as MHRHLFSRASDSGFVHPLGSEITPQQMYMQRRDWLRQVAAGAAGVSLAAWASRDAVAQAPSEAIARPGKLAPLTGAVSRVSGANTMEKATPYADASSYNNFYEFGTDKADPAKYAHTLQTKPWTVEIEGLVKKPGRFDLDALLKLSPMEERIYRLRCVEGWSMVVPWVGYSLAELIKRVEPLGSAKYVEFITQADPKTMPGVRSRVLDWPYVEGLRMDEAMHPLTLLSFGMYGEVLPNQNGAPVRLVVPWKYGFKSAKSLVKIRFVEKQPVNSWGRSAPQEYGFYSNVNPNVDHPRWSQASERRIGEDGLFAKKRKTLMFNGYEAQVGQLYAGMDLKKLY; from the coding sequence ATGCATCGCCATCTATTTAGCCGCGCCAGTGATTCTGGTTTTGTGCACCCCTTGGGCAGTGAAATCACGCCGCAGCAGATGTACATGCAACGTCGCGATTGGTTGAGGCAGGTGGCGGCAGGTGCTGCGGGCGTGTCTTTGGCTGCTTGGGCTTCCCGTGATGCCGTGGCGCAAGCGCCGAGCGAAGCCATCGCACGCCCTGGAAAATTAGCGCCCTTGACGGGGGCCGTGAGTCGCGTGAGCGGCGCCAACACGATGGAAAAAGCGACGCCGTACGCCGATGCCAGCAGCTACAACAACTTTTACGAATTCGGCACCGACAAAGCAGACCCCGCCAAATACGCGCACACCTTGCAGACCAAGCCCTGGACGGTCGAAATTGAAGGGCTTGTCAAAAAGCCGGGTCGTTTCGACCTAGACGCCTTGCTCAAACTCAGCCCCATGGAAGAGCGCATTTACCGCTTGCGTTGCGTGGAAGGCTGGTCGATGGTGGTGCCGTGGGTGGGTTATTCGCTGGCCGAACTCATCAAACGTGTGGAGCCTTTGGGCAGCGCCAAGTATGTGGAGTTCATCACCCAGGCCGACCCCAAGACCATGCCCGGCGTGCGCTCGCGCGTGCTCGATTGGCCCTATGTGGAAGGCCTGCGCATGGACGAGGCCATGCATCCGCTCACGTTGCTGAGCTTTGGTATGTACGGCGAAGTGCTGCCCAATCAAAACGGTGCGCCTGTGCGCTTGGTGGTGCCATGGAAATATGGTTTCAAGAGCGCCAAGAGCTTGGTGAAGATTCGCTTTGTTGAAAAGCAACCCGTCAACTCCTGGGGCCGCTCAGCGCCGCAAGAATACGGTTTCTATTCCAACGTGAACCCGAATGTGGACCACCCCCGGTGGAGCCAAGCCAGCGAGCGCCGCATTGGCGAAGATGGCTTGTTTGCGAAAAAGCGTAAGACCTTGATGTTCAACGGCTACGAAGCCCAAGTGGGTCAGCTCTACGCAGGCATGGATTTGAAAAAGCTGTACTGA
- the cyaY gene encoding iron donor protein CyaY, whose product MTDLEFLDRAELLLKAIELACDRINDDGEADIDNQRVGGMITLTFENKSQIIINLQKPLHEVWLAARSGGYHFKFDGQHWADTKGQGEFFARLSKDASVQTGLALTFHA is encoded by the coding sequence ATGACCGATCTCGAATTCTTAGACCGCGCAGAACTTCTGCTCAAAGCCATTGAATTGGCTTGCGACCGCATCAACGATGACGGCGAGGCTGACATCGACAACCAGCGCGTGGGCGGCATGATCACGCTGACGTTTGAGAACAAAAGCCAAATCATCATCAACTTGCAAAAGCCCTTGCACGAGGTGTGGTTGGCGGCACGTTCGGGCGGCTATCACTTCAAGTTTGATGGCCAGCACTGGGCCGACACCAAAGGTCAAGGCGAGTTCTTTGCACGTCTCAGCAAAGATGCCAGCGTGCAAACTGGTTTGGCGCTTACCTTTCACGCGTAA
- the aroB gene encoding 3-dehydroquinate synthase, producing the protein MSNTSHLERVAIDLGDRSYSILIGEQLLDAAGTWADLPKASAALIVTNDTVGPLYAERLQAALAPLYKHVHTVALPDGESHKDWQTLNLIFDELLGKGADRKTVLFALGGGVVGDMTGFAAACYMRGVPFVQVPTTLLAQVDSSVGGKTAINHPIGKNMIGAFYQPQRVVCDLDTLQTLPQREMSAGLAEVIKYGPIADMQFLDWIDANLDALLARDPKALAHAVKRSCEIKAWVVGQDEREGGIRAILNFGHTFGHAIEAGLGFGEWLHGEAVGCGMVMASHLSQRLGLVDEAFVSRFTALIERAGLPIVGPKLGADEYLHHMRVDKKAEAGEIKFVLIDKPGTAIVRGAPDALVAQVIDDCCEK; encoded by the coding sequence ATGTCGAACACCTCACACCTTGAACGCGTTGCCATTGACTTAGGCGACCGCAGTTACAGCATCTTGATTGGCGAGCAGTTGCTCGACGCCGCTGGTACGTGGGCCGATTTGCCCAAAGCCTCGGCAGCCCTCATCGTCACCAATGACACCGTGGGCCCCCTCTACGCTGAGCGTTTGCAAGCCGCGCTGGCGCCGCTCTACAAACACGTCCACACCGTGGCCTTGCCCGACGGCGAGAGTCACAAAGATTGGCAAACCCTCAACCTGATTTTTGATGAGCTGCTGGGCAAAGGTGCCGACCGCAAAACCGTGTTGTTCGCCTTGGGCGGCGGCGTGGTGGGTGACATGACTGGCTTTGCTGCCGCCTGCTACATGCGCGGCGTGCCTTTTGTGCAAGTGCCCACCACCTTGCTGGCGCAGGTCGATTCATCGGTGGGTGGCAAGACAGCCATCAACCACCCCATCGGCAAAAACATGATTGGCGCGTTCTACCAACCGCAACGCGTGGTGTGCGATCTAGATACGTTGCAAACCTTGCCCCAACGCGAGATGAGCGCGGGCTTGGCTGAAGTCATCAAATATGGCCCCATCGCCGACATGCAGTTTTTGGATTGGATTGACGCCAACCTCGACGCGCTCTTGGCACGCGACCCAAAAGCTTTGGCACATGCTGTGAAGCGCAGCTGCGAAATCAAAGCATGGGTGGTCGGCCAAGACGAACGCGAAGGTGGCATCCGCGCCATCCTGAATTTCGGCCACACCTTTGGCCACGCCATCGAAGCGGGCTTGGGCTTTGGCGAATGGCTGCACGGCGAAGCCGTGGGTTGCGGCATGGTCATGGCCTCGCACCTCTCGCAACGTTTGGGCTTGGTGGACGAGGCCTTTGTGTCACGCTTCACCGCCCTCATCGAACGCGCAGGCCTGCCCATCGTCGGCCCCAAACTTGGCGCCGACGAATACCTGCACCACATGCGCGTGGACAAAAAGGCAGAAGCCGGTGAAATCAAATTCGTGCTCATAGACAAACCCGGCACCGCCATCGTGCGCGGCGCACCCGATGCCTTGGTGGCCCAAGTCATCGACGATTGCTGTGAAAAATAA
- the pilM gene encoding pilus assembly protein PilM has translation MRWSSWLLRLRQRRLCVVGLDVGPEFCSLVVLTGSPAQPDTVCCAEWLSLPEAWVVQGEVLQSFELGHWLQAYLEAGDYQPEAVYMGLNDACISHHTVTLAEGLSEDDVAFQLFAEVQSVLPEYAADISIDFGVDAEPAPAGEPRYWVQAVPRARVDALQRVAHAANLKLQVVEPRHDAARRTQLSDALAQLPQASAALAWQCDEAFGLALRAWRDEGVNFLPHRAVSKHLLRRAWVLGVSVCAMGGAFLAAGFALVMSSAAESKHRQMGDVVASAQAYDAAQKTHAQAKAAQQRRAEQARWLKARQDLQSQSLQWSRVLSQAAHGVWVASVKQQGTRWTVQGEALSATHAQQLVAQLTALDIWAQAPALPQLQITSAVPTTGLPVWQFRIEADLKVGV, from the coding sequence ATGCGTTGGTCGTCATGGTTGCTTCGCTTACGTCAACGCCGCTTGTGTGTGGTGGGGTTGGATGTGGGGCCTGAATTTTGTAGCTTGGTGGTGTTGACTGGCTCCCCAGCACAGCCCGACACGGTGTGCTGCGCCGAGTGGCTGAGCTTGCCCGAAGCTTGGGTGGTGCAGGGCGAGGTTTTGCAATCTTTTGAGTTGGGACATTGGTTGCAGGCTTATTTGGAGGCTGGCGACTACCAGCCCGAGGCCGTTTATATGGGCTTAAATGACGCCTGTATTTCGCATCACACCGTCACCTTGGCCGAGGGCTTGTCTGAAGACGATGTGGCGTTTCAGTTGTTCGCTGAAGTTCAGTCGGTCTTGCCCGAATACGCCGCTGATATTTCGATCGACTTCGGGGTAGATGCTGAGCCCGCTCCTGCGGGCGAGCCGCGTTATTGGGTGCAAGCGGTCCCTCGTGCGCGCGTGGATGCCTTGCAACGTGTGGCCCATGCGGCGAATTTAAAGTTGCAGGTGGTGGAGCCGCGCCATGATGCCGCACGTCGCACCCAGTTGAGCGACGCGTTGGCCCAGCTGCCTCAGGCCAGTGCTGCTTTGGCATGGCAGTGTGACGAAGCCTTTGGCTTGGCGTTGCGAGCTTGGCGTGACGAGGGGGTGAATTTTTTGCCGCACCGCGCAGTGTCAAAACACCTGTTGCGACGTGCTTGGGTTTTGGGCGTGTCTGTGTGCGCGATGGGGGGCGCATTTTTGGCGGCAGGCTTTGCGCTTGTCATGTCTTCTGCCGCCGAATCCAAGCATCGGCAGATGGGGGATGTGGTGGCTTCGGCCCAGGCCTATGACGCAGCGCAAAAAACCCATGCGCAGGCCAAAGCCGCACAACAGCGTCGTGCGGAACAAGCCCGCTGGCTCAAGGCGCGTCAAGACTTGCAGTCACAAAGTTTGCAATGGAGTCGGGTGCTCAGCCAAGCCGCACACGGCGTGTGGGTGGCCAGCGTGAAGCAGCAAGGCACGCGCTGGACGGTCCAGGGGGAAGCGCTGTCTGCGACCCATGCGCAGCAGTTGGTGGCGCAGCTCACGGCCTTGGATATTTGGGCGCAAGCACCGGCGCTGCCGCAGTTGCAAATCACATCTGCCGTGCCCACCACGGGTTTGCCAGTTTGGCAATTTCGCATCGAAGCCGATTTGAAAGTGGGCGTGTGA
- a CDS encoding shikimate kinase: MLLVLVGLPGSGKTTVGRQLARRLHLPFVDSDHAIENRLGCSVREYFEREGEDRFRDLESEVLADLCQNHQGVLSTGGGSVLRPINRERLHQHGHVFYLRSSPEEVFRRLRNDQNRPLLQVADPQARLRELMEKRDPLYRETAHYVIETGRPNVASLVNMIVAQLELAGHIKPVSPPAPADRPRVSPPHRI, encoded by the coding sequence ATGTTGTTGGTTTTGGTGGGTCTGCCGGGTTCCGGTAAAACGACTGTTGGACGTCAACTTGCGCGACGTCTTCACCTCCCCTTTGTTGATTCGGATCACGCGATTGAGAACCGCTTGGGTTGCTCGGTGCGCGAATATTTCGAACGCGAAGGGGAAGACCGCTTTCGCGACCTCGAATCTGAAGTGCTGGCCGATTTGTGCCAAAACCACCAAGGCGTGTTGTCCACCGGCGGCGGCTCGGTGCTGCGCCCCATCAACCGTGAACGTCTGCACCAACACGGCCATGTGTTTTATTTGCGTTCTAGTCCCGAAGAAGTGTTTCGCCGTTTGCGCAACGACCAAAACCGCCCCTTGTTGCAAGTGGCTGACCCGCAAGCGCGCTTGCGCGAGTTGATGGAAAAGCGCGATCCGCTGTACCGCGAAACCGCGCACTACGTCATTGAAACAGGCCGCCCCAATGTGGCCAGCTTGGTCAACATGATCGTGGCGCAGCTCGAATTGGCTGGGCACATCAAACCCGTCTCGCCCCCCGCGCCTGCTGACCGCCCACGCGTGTCGCCCCCACACAGAATTTGA
- a CDS encoding lipoprotein, which translates to MGIEQKILVTGASLRACVASALCAAAALTACGQKGNLYMPNDPEFQQRAKLPDIVRRQLPGNTTAPAPAATSPASAASAATGR; encoded by the coding sequence ATGGGTATTGAACAAAAGATTCTAGTCACGGGCGCAAGCCTTCGTGCGTGTGTGGCCTCTGCGTTGTGCGCGGCAGCCGCGCTGACGGCCTGTGGACAAAAAGGCAATTTATACATGCCGAATGATCCTGAGTTCCAACAGCGCGCCAAGCTGCCTGACATTGTGCGTCGGCAATTGCCAGGCAACACCACAGCCCCAGCACCCGCTGCCACCTCACCTGCCAGCGCAGCGTCTGCTGCAACTGGCCGTTAA
- a CDS encoding penicillin-binding protein 1A, giving the protein MLVVGLLVGVALAMAYPQLPDISDLADYRPKLSMRVYSVEGTQIGEFGEERRNLTPFKDIPKVMKDAVLAIEDARFYQHGGVDYIGLMRASLANLGRAKSQGASTITMQVARNVYLSSEKTFTRKIYEILLTSKLEHMLSKDQIFEIYLNQIYLGNRAYGFAAASEAYFGKPLKNISIAEAAMLAGLPKAPSAYNPIANPKRARARQLYIIERMEENGFITKEQAVAAKQEELKIRTAMSSLNTHADYVAEMARQLMFAQYGPEIYTRGLNVYTTVRASDQQAAYFALRRGIMDFERRQHYRGPERFINLPEKAAELEDAIDDALIEQGDKGDLLAAVVLDATPKKVRVMRQNSEVLEITGDGLQPVQSGLSDKAAPNIKLRPGALVRITKTAKGGWEITQLPEVEGGFVSIDPRDGAIHALVGGFDFNKNKFNHVTQAWRQPGSSFKPFIYSAALEKGFTPMTVVNDAPLFFDASVTGGQPWEPKNYDGTFEGPMTLRKGLAKSKNMISIRVLQAVGAQNAQDWIAQFGFDAEKHPPYLTMALGAGSVTPMQMAAGYSVFANGGYRVNPYLITKVTDQMGKTLSEFTPTPLDESARAIDARNAFVMTSLLQEVTRSGTAARAQATLKRNDIYGKTGTTNDSMDAWFAGYHPTLTAVTWIGYDTPRKLGDRETGGGLSLPVWISYMQHALQNVPITEPTPPAGLSHESGDWAYAEFSKGGGVSSLGLDSRSGSSSEQLPANDEKKKILDLFKN; this is encoded by the coding sequence ATGCTCGTGGTGGGCTTGTTGGTCGGCGTTGCGCTGGCCATGGCCTATCCACAGCTGCCCGACATTTCCGACTTGGCCGATTACCGGCCTAAGCTCTCCATGCGGGTGTACTCCGTCGAAGGCACACAGATTGGCGAGTTTGGCGAAGAGCGCCGCAACCTCACCCCATTCAAAGACATCCCCAAGGTGATGAAAGACGCGGTGCTGGCCATTGAAGACGCGCGCTTTTACCAACACGGTGGCGTGGACTACATCGGCCTCATGCGCGCCAGCTTGGCCAACTTAGGCCGCGCCAAGAGTCAAGGCGCGTCCACCATCACCATGCAGGTGGCGCGTAACGTTTACTTGTCGTCAGAGAAAACTTTCACGCGCAAGATTTATGAAATCTTGCTGACCAGCAAGCTCGAGCACATGCTCAGCAAAGACCAGATTTTTGAAATCTATCTGAACCAAATTTATTTGGGCAACCGTGCCTACGGTTTTGCAGCTGCGTCTGAGGCCTACTTTGGCAAGCCGTTGAAAAACATCAGCATTGCCGAAGCGGCCATGTTGGCCGGCCTGCCCAAAGCACCATCGGCTTACAACCCAATTGCCAACCCCAAGCGCGCACGCGCACGCCAGCTCTACATCATTGAGCGCATGGAAGAAAACGGCTTCATCACCAAAGAGCAAGCCGTCGCTGCCAAGCAAGAAGAGTTGAAGATTCGCACCGCCATGAGCAGCCTCAACACACATGCCGACTACGTGGCTGAAATGGCGCGCCAACTGATGTTTGCGCAATACGGCCCTGAGATTTACACACGCGGCTTGAATGTCTACACCACCGTTCGCGCCAGCGACCAACAAGCGGCCTACTTTGCGCTGCGCCGCGGCATCATGGACTTTGAACGCCGCCAACACTATCGCGGCCCTGAGCGCTTCATCAACTTGCCAGAAAAAGCGGCAGAGCTGGAAGATGCAATTGACGACGCCTTGATTGAGCAAGGCGACAAAGGCGACTTGCTGGCCGCCGTGGTGCTGGACGCCACGCCTAAAAAAGTCCGCGTGATGCGCCAAAACAGCGAAGTGCTGGAAATCACAGGCGATGGCCTGCAACCCGTTCAATCCGGCCTGTCTGACAAAGCAGCCCCCAACATCAAGCTGCGCCCAGGCGCGCTGGTGCGCATCACCAAGACCGCCAAAGGCGGCTGGGAAATCACCCAACTGCCCGAAGTCGAAGGTGGGTTTGTGTCCATCGACCCACGCGACGGCGCGATTCACGCACTGGTGGGCGGCTTTGACTTCAACAAGAACAAGTTCAACCACGTGACCCAAGCTTGGCGCCAGCCCGGCTCAAGCTTCAAGCCCTTCATTTATTCGGCAGCCCTAGAAAAAGGCTTCACGCCCATGACGGTGGTGAACGATGCGCCGCTGTTCTTCGACGCCAGCGTCACCGGCGGCCAACCGTGGGAGCCCAAAAACTACGACGGCACTTTTGAAGGCCCCATGACCTTGCGCAAAGGTTTGGCGAAATCGAAAAACATGATTTCGATCCGTGTGCTGCAAGCCGTGGGCGCACAAAACGCGCAAGACTGGATTGCCCAATTTGGCTTTGATGCCGAGAAACACCCGCCCTACTTGACCATGGCGCTGGGCGCTGGCTCGGTCACGCCCATGCAAATGGCGGCGGGTTATTCGGTGTTTGCCAACGGCGGCTACCGCGTGAACCCCTACCTCATCACCAAGGTGACGGACCAAATGGGCAAGACCTTGTCTGAGTTCACACCAACGCCTTTGGATGAATCGGCCCGCGCCATTGATGCACGCAACGCGTTTGTGATGACCAGCTTGTTGCAAGAAGTCACCCGCTCGGGCACAGCGGCACGCGCACAAGCCACCTTGAAGCGCAACGACATTTACGGCAAAACCGGCACCACCAACGACTCCATGGACGCTTGGTTTGCGGGTTACCACCCCACGCTCACAGCCGTCACATGGATTGGTTACGACACCCCACGCAAATTGGGTGACCGCGAAACCGGTGGTGGCTTGAGCTTGCCCGTGTGGATCAGCTACATGCAACACGCTTTGCAAAACGTGCCGATTACCGAACCCACGCCGCCTGCAGGCTTGAGCCATGAAAGCGGCGATTGGGCCTATGCCGAGTTCAGCAAAGGCGGCGGCGTGAGCAGCTTGGGGCTGGACAGCCGTTCGGGCAGCAGCAGCGAACAACTGCCGGCGAACGACGAGAAGAAAAAGATTCTCGATTTGTTCAAGAATTAA
- a CDS encoding pilus assembly protein PilP, translating to MAYQRALFVCAAIIGICLLSPWWAKSWQAWDEALQAQEQLLAQQQATQDMREQTALLLQTQTDLKLSFVDTTALATLARQQGLQFSQLGVDKPLQTAALSALHIQQLPLHWQVQGSWEAWLNWLAQWPTSAPGVTVSSLELKADPRGGISAQVVAVAPQPTAHEASFALSSLSAEDTTATDPFNAQAWIHAQRMRAQQHPSYAKLVAPELLRPRATLEAFPRERLQYVGQIATGTDVEALVKVLPAAGGNKDPSMMTVHRVRVGGYLGHDFGRVIAISPDHLMLQELVLNATGEWLTREATLPLKDAAP from the coding sequence ATGGCATATCAACGCGCCTTGTTTGTGTGCGCGGCGATCATTGGCATCTGCTTGTTGAGCCCTTGGTGGGCCAAGAGCTGGCAAGCTTGGGATGAAGCCCTTCAGGCCCAAGAGCAGCTGCTTGCACAACAACAAGCCACACAGGACATGCGAGAGCAAACAGCCCTGTTGTTGCAAACGCAAACGGACCTGAAACTTTCTTTTGTGGATACGACTGCGCTGGCCACGCTCGCGCGACAACAAGGCTTGCAGTTCTCGCAGCTCGGTGTGGATAAGCCCCTGCAAACCGCTGCTTTGAGTGCCCTGCACATTCAACAACTGCCCTTGCATTGGCAGGTACAAGGCTCGTGGGAGGCTTGGCTCAATTGGCTGGCTCAGTGGCCGACCTCTGCGCCAGGTGTGACCGTGTCGTCACTTGAACTCAAAGCCGACCCACGGGGTGGCATTTCTGCGCAAGTGGTGGCTGTGGCCCCTCAGCCTACGGCGCACGAAGCGTCGTTTGCGCTGAGCAGTTTGAGTGCGGAAGACACCACCGCGACGGACCCTTTCAATGCGCAAGCGTGGATACACGCACAGCGCATGCGCGCCCAGCAACACCCCAGCTATGCCAAGTTGGTAGCGCCTGAACTCCTTCGCCCGCGTGCGACATTGGAAGCTTTTCCGCGCGAACGTTTGCAATACGTGGGGCAAATTGCTACTGGGACGGATGTTGAAGCCTTGGTCAAAGTGCTACCGGCGGCGGGTGGCAACAAGGACCCATCCATGATGACGGTGCATCGTGTGCGTGTGGGTGGTTATTTGGGGCATGACTTTGGGCGTGTGATCGCAATTTCCCCAGACCATCTGATGTTGCAAGAGTTGGTGCTGAATGCGACAGGCGAATGGCTGACCCGCGAGGCGACCTTGCCTTTGAAAGACGCTGCGCCATGA
- a CDS encoding protein-methionine-sulfoxide reductase heme-binding subunit MsrQ, which produces MRHALKHRSAKPALWLLCSLPFVWLVWGAANDALGANPAESVIRATGDWTLRLLCVTLAVTPLRVMLGLPELAKLRRMFGLFTYFYVVLHLLCYSWLDMGFEWPEIALDIAKRPFILVGFSAFVLLTPLALTSFNRAIRGLGAKRWQWLHRLVYVVAMLAVLHFFWMRAGKNNFAEVFVYASVLFVLLAWRVFRSSMWQYLARSVGFTR; this is translated from the coding sequence TTGCGCCATGCTTTGAAGCACCGCAGTGCGAAGCCTGCGTTGTGGCTGCTGTGCAGCTTGCCGTTTGTGTGGCTGGTGTGGGGCGCTGCCAACGACGCGTTGGGTGCCAACCCCGCTGAGTCTGTGATTCGCGCCACGGGTGACTGGACGTTGCGCCTGCTGTGCGTGACGCTGGCCGTGACGCCGTTGCGTGTGATGTTGGGCTTGCCCGAACTGGCCAAACTGCGGCGCATGTTCGGCTTGTTCACCTACTTTTATGTGGTGCTGCATTTGCTGTGCTACAGCTGGCTGGACATGGGGTTTGAATGGCCCGAGATTGCCCTCGACATTGCCAAGCGGCCATTCATCTTGGTTGGTTTCAGCGCTTTTGTGTTGCTCACGCCGTTGGCATTGACCTCGTTCAACCGCGCGATTCGGGGGTTGGGTGCGAAGCGTTGGCAGTGGTTGCACCGTCTTGTTTATGTCGTGGCTATGTTGGCGGTGTTGCACTTCTTTTGGATGCGGGCGGGGAAGAACAACTTTGCTGAGGTATTTGTTTATGCCTCGGTGCTGTTTGTTTTGCTTGCTTGGCGTGTTTTCCGCTCTTCTATGTGGCAATACTTGGCTCGCTCGGTTGGCTTCACTCGCTGA